The Primulina eburnea isolate SZY01 chromosome 13, ASM2296580v1, whole genome shotgun sequence genome includes a region encoding these proteins:
- the LOC140808871 gene encoding CASP-like protein 5C3 has product MFKGSIGTCVSLALRIGQTILSLSSLLFMSLGVGFYSFTAFCFLVTVMGLAIPWSFTLALLDGYSILAKCPIQQSRVLLVVILGDLVLSMLVLAAASSTASIVDLLLKAGASFCPPRLCTRYQISSATAFLSWILSLISCLSNLWLLPSL; this is encoded by the exons ATGTTCAAGGGGTCGATCGGAACCTGTGTTAGCCTAGCTTTGAGAATTGGCCAGACAATCTTATCTTTGTCGTCTCTTCTCTTCATGTCTTTAGGAGTTGGGTTTTATAGCTTTACAGCCTTCTG CTTCTTGGTAACTGTCATGGGCTTGGCAATACCATGGAGCTTTACTTTGGCACTACTGGATGGATATTCAATCCTGGCTAAGTGCCCAATACAACAGTCAAGAGTATTGTTAGTCGTCATTCTCGGCGACTTG GTTTTATCAATGCTTGTGTTAGCGGCAGCAAGTTCAACAGCCAGCATAGTTGATCTTTTGCTCAAAGCTGGTGCCTCGTTTTGTCCTCCAAGGCTATGCACAAGATACCAGATTTCTTCTGCAACAGCTTTCTTGTCGTGGATTCTTTCGCTAATTTCATGTCTGTCCAATCTTTGGTTACTCCCCTCGTTGTGA
- the LOC140810558 gene encoding mogroside I-E synthase-like, with the protein MAADGTRKPRVLVLLYPAQGHMSPVAVFSKFLASKGLHITVITTTQLNKSSKFSSSSSSSINIQTISDGSEDNQNQTETFEEYLTRFKRCVSQSLAKFLDEQIESGCIAKAIVYDSLLHWVSGIARGRGLLTVPFFTQSCSVSAVYYHLKKGLLKLPYKDPVVPMPALPRRLEVEDLPSFPKIMDPNNTIMNLLADQFSNLEEVDLIFFNTFDKLENEIIEWMSSTLPIKAIGPTISLLQASEESYDQKDHMISVFEPTCEACIEWLDSKETNSVLYVSFGSAVSLQKEQMEELAFGLALSNCNFLWVVRSSEENKLPPAFVSNLSDIGFVVEWCSQPRVLAHPSVSCFMTHCGWNSFLEALSVGVPIIGMGQWADQKMNAKFIEDVWNVGTRVESGEFKREEIAECVAEMVYGDKGKELKRNAREWKELVGEAVEKGGSSARNVDDFVTQIFCS; encoded by the exons ATGGCAGCGGATGGAACTAGAAAGCCTCGTGTTCTAGTCCTCCTTTACCCGGCACAAGGTCACATGAGCCCCGTCGCCGTGTTCTCCAAGTTCTTAGCCTCAAAGGGTCTGCACATCACCGTTATAACTACCACACAACTAAACAAATCATCAAAGTTTTCCTCCAGCAGCAGCAGCTCAATCAACATACAAACCATATCCGACGGTTCCGAGGACAATCAGAATCAAACTGAGACATTCGAGGAGTACTTGACACGTTTCAAGCGATGCGTTTCACAGAGTTTGGCTAAGTTTCTTGACGAACAGATCGAATCTGGTTGTATTGCTAAAGCTATCGTGTATGATTCTTTATTGCATTGGGTCTCGGGCATTGCTCGAGGCCGAGGTTTGCTCACGGTGCCGTTTTTCACGCAGTCTTGTTCTGTTTCTGCTGTATACTACCATTTGAAAAAAGGGTTGTTGAAGCTTCCTTACAAAGATCCTGTCGTGCCAATGCCAGCATTGCCTCGTCGTCTCGAGGTCGAAGACTTGCCCTCTTTTCCCAAGATTATGGATCCTAACAACACGATTATGAACCTTCTTGCTGATCAGTTCTCTAATCTTGAGGAAGTGGATTTGATCTTTTTCAACACATTTGACAAGCTTGAGAATGAG ATAATTGAGTGGATGTCTAGTACATTGCCCATAAAGGCCATTGGTCCGACGATCTCATTACTACaagcaagcgaggaaagttacGACCAAAAAGATCACATGATTAGTGTCTTTGAACCAACTTGTGAAGCATGCATAGAATGGCTAGACTCGAAAGAAACAAACTCGGTTCTTTATGTTTCATTTGGAAGTGCGGTTTCCCTTCAAAAAGAACAAATGGAGGAGCTTGCATTTGGCCTAGCATTGAGCAATTGCAATTTCTTGTGGGTTGTAAGATCATCTGAAGAAAACAAGCTTCCTCCAGCTTTTGTTTCGAATTTATCGGATATAGGTTTCGTCGTAGAATGGTGCTCGCAGCCGCGTGTCCTGGCTCATCCCTCTGTCTCGTGTTTTATGACGCACTGTGGATGGAATTCTTTTCTCGAGGCGTTGAGCGTGGGCGTGCCGATCATAGGAATGGGGCAATGGGCCGACCAGAAGATGAATGCTAAGTTTATCGAGGATGTTTGGAATGTAGGTACTCGGGTTGAATCCGGTGAATTtaagagagaggagattgctgAGTGTGTTGCAGAAATGGTGTATGGAGATAAAGGGAAGGAGCTTAAAAGAAATGCTCGTGAGTGGAAGGAATTGGTCGGAGAAGCTGTGGAGAAAGGAGGGAGTTCTGCTAGAAATGTTGATGATTTTGTGACACAAATATTTTGtagttaa
- the LOC140810135 gene encoding cold-regulated 413 plasma membrane protein 2-like: MVGGKMTYLKMKTDYEAENALISSDLKELGNSLQLLANHALLGGGLGFGTSFLKWVAFCAAVYLLILDRTNWKTNILTALLIPYIFLSLPNWLFHLLRGEVGKWIAFIAVILRLFFPRRFPDWLELPASLILIIVVAPSLFADVVKGHWVGLVICLIIGCYLLQEHIRASGGFRNSFTRGNGISNSIGILLLFIYPVWALVLWII, encoded by the exons ATGGTGGGTGGGAAGATGACTTATCTGAAAATGAAGACTGATTACGAGGCGGAGAACGCGCTGATAAGCTCCGATCTGAAGGAGCTGGGGAATTCTTTGCAGCTTCTGGCCAATCACGCGTTACTGGGTGGCGGGCTTGGGTTCGGGACCTCGTTCCTCAAATGGGTCGCTTTCTGTGCTGCTGT TTACCTGTTGATCTTGGATCGAACAAACTGGAAGACCAACATACTTACAGCCCTTCTAATCCCTTACATTTTCCTCAGTCTTCCGAATTGGTTATTCCACTTGCTAAG GGGAGAAGTTGGAAAATGGATTGCTTTCATTGCTGTCATCCTACGCCTGTTCTTTCCTCGACGTTTTCCAG ATTGGCTGGAACTGCCGGCATCATTGATTCTTATCATCGTGGTGGCACCGAGCTTATTCGCTGATGTTGTAAAAGGACACTGGGTCGGACTCGTTATCTGCCTCATCATCGGATGCTACTTGCTGCAGGAACACATTCGAGCATCCGGTGGGTTCAGGAATTCCTTCACAAGGGGCAACGGCATTTCCAACTCTATTGGGATACTCCTACTCTTCATATACCCTGTTTGGGCCCTCGTTCTTTGGATTATCTAG
- the LOC140810633 gene encoding RING-H2 finger protein ATL65 — translation MLRPRIAPAPSPHHHHSALDRRPQRPEPPPSSTSPKESSSPPSSKLPVDFSPPLIAMVVIIATAFFIITYSRLLSRHFLHNYRRYRRWRRHRRRYVASSSAGDIESQPYSFDHTDAFHVLSPYGLDEAIIKTIPLSAYMRKSGFHDCAVCLIEFEENDYVRTLPMCSHAFHVDCIDIWLRSHANCPLCRAGILRQESPFMPLMAARIRPSLDDLILESTMLEPLTETAIETEAAMMEEITQEPSPLRSNHQSEDRLNRRDFLLKRSYSFGFERNLGSERLILEPVTASPWRYRRGFWSKRPSPFTSLAKPRVFSFRYYRGMKSPFFRRRSIGGLFPPSESSVRLGSSRRSKSFASPMFMRSSSPSRLRSGDPEALLSPERLSRR, via the coding sequence ATGCTCCGCCCCCGTATAGCACCCGCGCCGTCACCCCATCACCACCATTCCGCCTTAGATCGACGTCCACAGCGTCCCGAACCGCCGCCTTCGAGTACCTCTCCTAAAGAATCATCTTCCCCGCCGTCCTCAAAACTACCGGTTGACTTCAGTCCGCCGCTGATTGCCATGGTCGTCATAATCGCGACGGCATTCTTCATCATAACATACTCTCGCCTCCTCTCCCGCCACTTCCTCCACAACTACCGCCGCTACAGGCGCTGGCGCCGCCATCGCCGGCGATACGTCGCGTCCTCTTCCGCCGGAGATATCGAGTCGCAGCCTTACTCCTTCGACCACACGGACGCCTTCCATGTCCTCTCGCCTTACGGACTCGACGAAGCGATAATCAAAACCATTCCTCTCTCCGCTTACATGCGCAAAAGCGGATTCCACGATTGCGCGGTGTGCTTGATCGAGTTCGAAGAGAACGATTACGTTCGCACACTTCCCATGTGCTCGCATGCCTTCCACGTCGACTGTATAGACATATGGCTCCGCTCGCATGCGAATTGCCCCCTCTGCCGCGCAGGAATACTCCGTCAGGAGTCTCCGTTTATGCCATTAATGGCAGCTAGGATTAGGCCGAGCTTAGACGACCTGATACTCGAGAGCACAATGCTCGAACCGCTAACCGAAACCGCAATCGAAACAGAAGCTGCaatgatggaagaaatcacGCAGGAACCTTCTCCTCTGCGGAGCAATCATCAATCCGAAGACAGGCTCAACCGCCGCGACTTCTTGCTCAAACGATCATACTCATTCGGCTTCGAAAGAAACCTAGGATCAGAAAGATTAATCCTAGAGCCAGTAACAGCCTCCCCATGGCGATACCGGCGAGGCTTCTGGAGCAAGCGTCCTTCCCCCTTCACCTCACTCGCAAAACCTAGGGTTTTCTCGTTCCGCTACTACAGAGGCATGAAATCCCCATTCTTCCGCCGTCGAAGCATCGGCGGATTATTTCCCCCATCCGAGTCCAGCGTCCGGCTGGGATCCTCGCGTCGGAGCAAGTCCTTCGCGAGCCCGATGTTCATGAGATCCTCCTCCCCGAGCCGGCTGAGGAGCGGCGATCCCGAGGCGCTGCTCTCGCCGGAGAGGCTGAGCAGACGGTGA
- the LOC140808870 gene encoding mitochondrial import receptor subunit TOM6 homolog: MFPGLFIRKPDKAAAMKQLKSHVAMFGVWVALIRVTPYVLHYFSDQKEELTLDL, encoded by the coding sequence ATGTTTCCAGGATTGTTCATACGAAAGCCGGACAAGGCGGCGGCGATGAAGCAGCTGAAGAGTCACGTGGCAATGTTCGGGGTTTGGGTCGCCCTCATTCGCGTCACTCCTTACGTTCTACACTACTTCTCCGATCAGAAGGAAGAACTCACGCTCGATCTCTAG
- the LOC140808869 gene encoding pentatricopeptide repeat-containing protein At2g15980, with translation MAFFETASCKFVPFSSQFTKKISSCSSGSLSNSEDIVLAAVSILKHHRSKSRWSNLRSLLGGKNCRLTADQFSEIVLQLRNTPHLSLGFFNFTRNHSLCSHTLFSYSTVIHILSRSRLKSQAQALIKSSMVVFSEAHHQESSTPVALFEALIKTYRVCDSAPFVFDLLVKACIDAKKIDAAIEIYKMLRSKNLLLRTSTCNSLIELVSKGRGCFRMYYLYKDIFGLNDDEGGKGSNGKSVVPNAATFNAVMVGFYREGLLEKVMEVWQEMESCGCVPNAYGYSMLMVVYSEYGNMEDAMKVRKEMENKCIKCDAVVYNTIIGGYCRIGEVGKAEEIYREMVTNGTESTCTTFEHLINGYCKTGDADSAMLLYKDMCRKGFIPENLTVNGIVRTLCDKDRVSTAMTFLRLLGNKHGVVLEDENHVRLIKATCQAGMMDEALRLQAEMAVKGFEPDSEIYGAFIDGYKKIGNDTMACKLRNEMLGQQTS, from the coding sequence ATGGCGTTCTTTGAAACGGCTTCGTGTAAATTCGTCCCGTTTTCTTCGCAATTTACCAAAAAGATCTCATCTTGTTCGTCAGGATCATTATCAAATTCTGAAGATATCGTGTTAGCTGCTGTTTCGATCCTGAAACACCACCGCTCAAAATCCCGGTGGTCCAATCTCCGGTCTCTGCTAGGTGGGAAAAACTGCCGCCTCACGGCTGATCAGTTCTCGGAAATAGTCCTCCAACTTCGGAACACTCCCCACCTTTCATTAGGGTTCTTTAATTTCACTCGCAATCACTCCCTCTGCTCCCACACTCTGTTTTCTTATTCTACTGTTATCCACATCCTTTCTCGCTCCCGGCTTAAATCCCAGGCTCAAGCTCTGATAAAATCGTCAATGGTTGTGTTTTCTGAAGCTCATCACCAAGAATCTTCAACCCCAGTTGCCCTTTTTGAGGCTCTGATAAAAACTTACAGAGTTTGCGATTCTGCGCCTTTTGTTTTCGATTTGTTAGTCAAGGCTTGTATAGATGCTAAGAAGATTGATGCAGCTATTGAAATCTATAAAATGCTGAGGTCCAAGAATTTGTTATTGAGAACTAGTACTTGTAATTCTTTGATTGAATTAGTCTCAAAAGGTCGAGGTTGTTTTCGGATGTACTATTTGTATAAGGATATTTTTGGTCTCAATGATGATGAGGGTGGAAAAGGGAGTAATGGGAAGAGTGTTGTACCGAATGCAGCCACATTTAATGCTGTTATGGTTGGATTTTATAGAGAAGGGCTGCTTGAGAAGGTGATGGAGGTGTGGCAGGAAATGGAGAGTTGTGGTTGTGTGCCCAATGCGTATGGATATTCAATGTTAATGGTAGTGTATAGTGAATATGGAAACATGGAGGATGCAATGAAGGTAAGGAAGGAGATGGAGAATAAATGCATAAAGTGTGATGCTGTGGTATACAATACAATTATTGGAGGATATTGTCGGATTGGAGAGGTAGGGAAGGCTGAGGAAATATACAGGGAAATGGTGACGAATGGTACTGAGAGTACATGTACAACTTTTGAGCATCTTATAAATGGGTATTGTAAAACAGGAGATGCTGATTCTGCCATGTTGTTGTACAAGGATATGTGTAGGAAAGGTTTTATTCCAGAGAACTTAACTGTTAATGGAATTGTCAGAACGCTTTGTGACAAGGATAGAGTTTCTACAGCAATGACGTTTTTGAGGTTGCTAGGAAACAAACATGGAGTTGTTCTAGAGGATGAGAATCATGTGCGGTTGATAAAGGCAACTTGTCAGGCGGGAATGATGGATGAGGCTTTGAGGCTTCAGGCAGAGATGGCTGTGAAAGGGTTCGAACCTGATTCAGAGATATATGGTGCATTCATTGATGGGTATAAGAAAATAGGAAATGACACGATGGCCTGTAAGCTGAGAAATGAAATGCTCGGGCAGCAAACATCATAG